Proteins encoded together in one Porites lutea chromosome 2, jaPorLute2.1, whole genome shotgun sequence window:
- the LOC140926684 gene encoding uncharacterized protein encodes MKAIASSSIGVEMVERIKDSQLSASINQKLVESGERERLKELLRTKLIECGWRDKLRSHCKEVIKQKGLENVTVDDLVAEITPTGRALVPDEVKREMLIKIRSFLAANS; translated from the exons ATGAAGGCAATTGCAAGTTCTTCCATTGGCGTGGAGATGGTGGA gagAATAAAAGATAGTCAACTTTCTGCTTCGATAAACCAGAAGCTAGTGGAGTCGGGCGAGCGAGAAAG GTTGAAGGAACTGTTAAGAACTAAACTCATTGAATGTGGTTGGCGTGACAAATTAAGGAGTCACTGTAAAG AAGTGATTAAACAAAAAGGCCTTGAAAATGTCACAGTGGATGATTTAGTTGCTGAAATAACTCCTACGGGAAGAG cTTTAGTACCAGATGAAGTGAAAAGAGAGATGCTTATAAAGATTCGTTCATTTTTGGCTGCCAATTCCTGA